A segment of the bacterium genome:
CGTCCCGTTCGAGGACCGGATCTCGGGGTCTTCGTTCGGCATCGACAAAGTCGGTCGGTTCCTGTCGGGGGGGGCGCGACGGCGGGCGGTCACGCCGTTGGCGGGCGGGCGACCGTTAGGGTCGCAGGTCGGGTCGAAAGCGGCCAACCGGCGAGGTGCCCGGGCCCGGGAGCGGCGTTCTCGAGTGCATTTTCCGTCGATGCAGCCAAGACTTGCGCGGAATCTCCGCTACGCTCCCGCCGCCTCGATCACGGGGACCGGCGAGGCTCGCCGCTCACAACGACTGCGCGCAGAGCCCGCTCCATTCGCCGATCAGAACACCAATCAGAGCACCGCTCAGACCACGACACGGACGACCCGCCTCGCGCGTGTCCCGTATGCAATCAGGAGAGCCCATCATGGCCGTGGAACGCACCTTCGCCATCATCAAGCCCGACGCCGTCCGCAAGAAGGTCGCCGGCCAGATCATCAACCGGATCGAAGAGGCTGGCCTCGAGATCGTCGCGATGAAGAAGATGCAGCTGACCGAGCAGGGCGCGCAGGGCTTCTACGCCGTCCACAAGGAGCGCCCGTTCTTCAAGGATCTCGTGGCCTTCATGACCTCGGGACCGGTCGTCGCCCTGATCCTCGAAGGCGAGGGCGCGATCAAGCAGTGGCGCGATCTGATGGGCCCGACGAACTCGAACGAGGCCCCTGCCGGCACGATGCGCGGCGACTTCGGCACCGACATCGAGCAGAACGCCACCCACGGCTCCGACGCCCCGGAGACCGCGAAGCTCGAGACGTCCTACTTCTTCAGCCACACCGAGATCATCGGCCTCACCGAAGCGCTGTAACCATCGGCGCTGCGCGCCTCTTTCGCCGGCGGACGCCGGACGGCGCTGCGCGCCTCTCGAAGCGCCGCTTTGCGGCGGCGCTTCTCGCGCTGAGGGCTCTGTTTCGCCGGCTGACGTCGGACGGCGCTGCGCGCCTCTCGGCGGGCTCTTTCGCGGGGGGAGGCGCGAGCGATGAGCGAGTGCCGAGCATGAGATCCTCTGCGCGCGACCGCGCGCGGAGGATCGAAGGGAATCGACTTGCGCCGAGGGCTCTGGCGGGTGCCGCCGGAGCGCCGAATTCCGTGACGGGTCCTTCTCTCGAGGGGCCCGTTCCGCGTTCAGGGCCCCGAGCGCGCAGGAGCGGAACCAGAAGCCGGCGTCGAGACGGACGTCCGGAATGCGCAGCCACCCCGTCGCGCTCGGCGTCGCCATAGGGGCAAGGCGCCACGCGGTCGCCCGACCGCCCCGCGGCCGCAAAAAGAGAAGCCCGATCTCGCCTCCGGCGAGATCGCTCTGGCGGCGGGATGCAGAGGCCGTGGCTTAGGAGCTCAGCCCTTTCGCCACGAGCACGAGCAGTCCGAAGTAGGTAAGCACCAGCCAGAGCTGATGGTTGGTGAGAGCGCGGGTCATGGGGTCGTTCCGTTGGGTTGGGCGCTTTGGACGAGGGGGGCGGGACTCGGGGATTCGCCCGGGCCCTTGTCTCTTCTATCGAACGGGGGCGGTGGGACTTGAGACCCGCGGCGAGCTTCCGCGGTTCCCGGGGCCCCGGCTGTGTCGGCGGTCACCGGATCGGGCGGCGGGCGGTCGCGGAATCGGGAGGGACACGGGCTAGCGACCCTGGAATCGGGGGGCGCGCTTCTCGCGGATCGCGGCGAGGCCCTCGTGGGCGTCGGCCGACTCGAAGTTCCTGGCCTGCTCGCTCGCCTCGAACTGGAGCTGGTCTTCGAGCGAGCTGGTCTCGCTCCGGCGGAGGGCCTGCTTGACGGCGCGGACGGCCAGCGGGGCGTTGGCAGCGATCTCCGCGGCGGCGGCCTGGGCCGAAGGCAGCACTTCGTCCCGGGGCATCGCCCGGTTCGCCAGACCGACCCGGACGGCCTCGTCCCCGTCCACCAGGCGGCTGGTGTAGAGCAGCTCCGCCGCGAGACCCGGGCCGACCAGCCGGGGCAGGTTCCAGGTCGCCGCCATTCCGGGGTGGACCCCGACCCGGGTGAA
Coding sequences within it:
- the ndk gene encoding nucleoside-diphosphate kinase, whose protein sequence is MAVERTFAIIKPDAVRKKVAGQIINRIEEAGLEIVAMKKMQLTEQGAQGFYAVHKERPFFKDLVAFMTSGPVVALILEGEGAIKQWRDLMGPTNSNEAPAGTMRGDFGTDIEQNATHGSDAPETAKLETSYFFSHTEIIGLTEAL